The following coding sequences are from one Collimonas arenae window:
- a CDS encoding dynamin family protein, whose amino-acid sequence MSNLVQKFQEYSEWRTAVASALRRYQTWASASKLSDVASDQRISRALARLTDDKLSIAFVAEFSRGKSELINAIFFADYGQRILPSAAGRTTMCPTELLYDETFPPCIRLLPIETRAESQSTSDYKGAHHVWTVLPLDTSSTDGMLEAFKQVSLTKWVPLEDAKRYGLYDEDDPDAAVAIDVLGRVEISQWRHAIVNFPHPLLKEGLVIIDTPGLNAIGTEPELTLNLIPNAHAVLFILAADTGVTKSDIDVWRHHIGNGAGRMVVLNKIDSMWDELRSPFEVEQQISKQVSSVANTLGLSEGQVYPVSAQKGLVGKINGEPALLQRSRLPALENALSHELIPGKREIIRAQLIGDIHDLTVSKQALMSAHIRSVVEQLLELKSLRGKNTSIISHMMKRIDIEKKEFDESLLKLQGTRMVFARLSAGVFTTLGMGLLKEEIRKTREAMEGSMFTAGFRHAVKDFFDKAQENLALSGQKTDEISEMMTIMYRKFSTEHGLALSTPMPFSLDKYRNEIKVIETAYHRQFGTVTLVKTSQVVLMQKFFDSIASRVKQSFLQANRDVDAWLKVVMAPLEEQIRAHKSQLKQRTDSIERVHVAIDSLEEKIHAVEMLQSELIAQRNTLTTLETDLKNVLDSELATMKVA is encoded by the coding sequence GTGAGCAATCTAGTTCAAAAATTCCAGGAATACAGTGAATGGCGTACTGCCGTGGCCAGCGCGTTGCGGCGTTACCAGACGTGGGCCAGCGCCTCGAAGCTGTCCGATGTCGCCAGCGACCAACGCATCAGCCGGGCGCTGGCGCGACTGACTGACGATAAATTGTCGATTGCTTTCGTCGCCGAATTCTCTCGCGGAAAATCGGAACTGATCAACGCCATCTTCTTCGCCGATTACGGCCAGCGCATCCTGCCGTCGGCGGCCGGCCGCACCACCATGTGTCCGACCGAGCTGCTGTATGACGAAACCTTCCCGCCCTGCATCCGCCTGCTGCCGATAGAAACCCGGGCCGAATCGCAATCGACCAGCGATTACAAGGGCGCGCATCACGTTTGGACTGTGCTGCCGCTGGATACCTCGTCGACCGACGGCATGCTGGAAGCCTTCAAGCAGGTCAGCCTGACCAAGTGGGTGCCGCTGGAAGATGCCAAGCGCTACGGCCTGTATGATGAAGACGATCCCGACGCCGCAGTCGCGATTGACGTGTTGGGCAGAGTCGAGATTTCACAATGGCGTCATGCCATCGTCAACTTCCCGCATCCGCTGCTGAAGGAAGGGCTGGTGATTATCGACACCCCCGGCCTGAACGCGATCGGTACAGAGCCGGAACTGACGCTCAACCTGATCCCGAACGCGCACGCGGTGTTGTTCATCCTGGCTGCCGATACCGGCGTCACCAAGAGCGATATCGATGTCTGGCGTCATCACATCGGCAACGGCGCCGGCCGCATGGTGGTGCTTAACAAGATCGATAGCATGTGGGACGAGCTGCGCTCGCCGTTCGAAGTCGAACAGCAGATCAGCAAGCAGGTGTCCAGTGTGGCGAATACGCTGGGATTGTCTGAAGGTCAGGTGTATCCGGTCTCGGCCCAGAAGGGGCTGGTCGGCAAGATCAACGGCGAGCCGGCCCTGCTGCAGCGGAGCCGCCTGCCGGCGCTGGAAAACGCGCTGTCACACGAACTGATCCCTGGCAAGCGCGAAATCATCCGCGCACAGCTGATCGGCGATATCCACGACCTGACAGTGTCCAAGCAGGCATTGATGTCGGCGCACATCCGTAGCGTGGTCGAGCAGTTGCTGGAACTGAAGAGCCTGCGCGGCAAGAACACCTCGATTATCAGCCACATGATGAAGCGCATCGATATCGAGAAAAAGGAATTCGATGAAAGCCTGCTGAAGTTGCAGGGAACGCGCATGGTGTTTGCGCGTTTGTCGGCTGGCGTATTCACTACGCTCGGCATGGGGCTGCTGAAGGAGGAAATCCGCAAGACGCGGGAAGCGATGGAAGGCAGCATGTTCACCGCCGGCTTCCGTCACGCGGTGAAGGATTTCTTCGACAAGGCCCAGGAAAATCTGGCCCTGTCGGGACAGAAGACCGACGAAATTTCGGAAATGATGACCATCATGTACCGCAAGTTCTCGACCGAACACGGCCTTGCGCTGTCGACGCCGATGCCATTTTCGCTCGACAAGTATCGCAACGAGATCAAGGTCATCGAAACCGCTTATCATCGCCAGTTCGGCACCGTGACGCTGGTCAAGACCAGCCAGGTGGTGCTGATGCAGAAATTCTTTGACTCGATCGCCTCGCGCGTCAAACAAAGTTTCCTGCAAGCCAATCGCGATGTCGACGCCTGGCTCAAGGTGGTAATGGCGCCGCTGGAAGAACAAATTCGCGCGCACAAGTCGCAGCTCAAGCAACGCACCGATTCGATCGAGCGCGTGCATGTGGCGATCGACAGCCTGGAAGAAAAGATTCATGCGGTAGAGATGCTGCAAAGCGAACTGATCGCGCAAAGAAATACGCTGACGACGCTGGAGACCGATTTGAAGAACGTACTTGATTCCGAGCTGGCGACGATGAAAGTGGCTTGA
- the mutY gene encoding A/G-specific adenine glycosylase encodes MKILSSTASELAANEFADPSFSATVIAWQKKHGRHALPWQQTRDAYRVWLSEIMLQQTQVAAVIPYYQRFLSRFPDVQSLAAAPSEEVMAHWSGLGYYTRARNLHRCAQRVVAEHGGVFPRDPALLQDLPGIGRSTAAAIAAFSYGVRAAILDGNVKRVFARVFGIDGFPGSKPIEDAMWRRAVALLPEQGVESYTQGLMDLGATLCVRGKPSCNTCPLAQRCVALATDRVGQLPERKPKKAIPERQTGMLVIVDQRHVLLEQRPDSGIWGGLLSLPEISTSDNVGAAVARATATIGEVASCEALQPFTHVFTHFKLQISPFQVALARRADGVAEAGQVWYPAERLADAPLPAPVKKLLLEVFREADLFA; translated from the coding sequence TTGAAGATTCTTAGTAGTACGGCGAGTGAACTTGCAGCAAATGAATTTGCCGATCCGTCCTTTTCCGCGACGGTGATCGCATGGCAGAAGAAGCACGGCCGCCATGCGCTGCCTTGGCAGCAGACGCGTGACGCCTATCGCGTCTGGCTGTCGGAAATCATGTTGCAGCAGACTCAGGTTGCAGCCGTCATTCCCTATTACCAGCGCTTTTTATCGCGCTTCCCTGATGTGCAATCGTTGGCCGCGGCGCCGAGCGAAGAGGTGATGGCGCATTGGAGCGGTCTCGGGTATTACACCCGTGCCCGCAATCTGCATCGCTGCGCGCAACGGGTGGTAGCGGAACACGGCGGCGTGTTTCCACGCGATCCGGCCCTGCTGCAAGACTTGCCCGGTATCGGCCGTTCCACCGCAGCGGCCATCGCAGCATTTTCATATGGCGTGCGGGCAGCGATCCTCGACGGTAACGTCAAGCGTGTGTTCGCACGGGTGTTCGGCATCGATGGCTTCCCCGGTTCCAAGCCGATCGAAGACGCGATGTGGCGGCGTGCGGTAGCGTTGCTGCCGGAGCAAGGCGTGGAATCGTATACGCAGGGATTGATGGATCTTGGTGCGACGCTGTGTGTGCGTGGCAAGCCATCCTGCAATACTTGCCCGCTGGCGCAGCGCTGCGTCGCGCTCGCCACCGACCGGGTCGGCCAACTGCCGGAGCGCAAACCGAAGAAGGCAATTCCTGAAAGACAGACCGGCATGCTGGTGATTGTCGATCAACGCCATGTCTTGCTGGAACAGCGTCCCGACAGCGGCATCTGGGGTGGCTTGCTGTCGCTGCCGGAAATTTCAACCAGCGACAATGTAGGCGCAGCGGTCGCGCGGGCGACAGCAACTATCGGCGAAGTCGCTTCATGCGAAGCGCTACAGCCGTTCACCCATGTTTTCACGCATTTCAAATTGCAGATATCGCCATTCCAGGTCGCGTTGGCACGACGTGCCGACGGCGTCGCTGAAGCCGGCCAGGTCTGGTATCCGGCCGAGCGCTTGGCCGACGCGCCGTTACCGGCGCCGGTCAAGAAATTGTTGCTGGAAGTATTTCGCGAGGCCGATCTGTTTGCCTGA
- a CDS encoding LON peptidase substrate-binding domain-containing protein, whose protein sequence is MPDNHSWIPLFPLNTVLFPGGVLPLKVFETRYLDMLRECMKKQQQFGVVLIKSGQEVGIAAEPESIGCLTQITEWDMQDLGVMMLRTVGGQRFRIMQQRVLPDQRLEAQIELIPADQPGTPDQAHLQCASTLKLVIDDINNKGRAAHGPNYASPFALPLQFDNAGWVANRWCEILPIPLKARQALLELNDGSERLDIVHQYLLQHNII, encoded by the coding sequence ATGCCCGACAATCATTCCTGGATTCCGCTGTTCCCGCTTAATACGGTCCTGTTCCCCGGCGGCGTGCTGCCACTCAAAGTATTCGAAACGCGCTACCTCGACATGCTGCGCGAGTGCATGAAGAAGCAACAGCAGTTCGGCGTCGTATTGATCAAATCGGGGCAGGAAGTGGGCATCGCGGCCGAACCTGAAAGCATCGGCTGCCTGACGCAGATCACCGAATGGGACATGCAAGACCTGGGCGTGATGATGCTGCGCACGGTGGGCGGCCAGCGCTTCCGCATCATGCAACAGCGAGTATTACCCGACCAGCGGCTGGAAGCACAGATAGAATTGATCCCGGCCGACCAGCCTGGCACACCGGATCAGGCGCATCTGCAATGCGCCAGCACCCTGAAGCTGGTAATCGATGACATCAACAACAAGGGCCGCGCCGCGCATGGCCCCAACTACGCCAGTCCATTTGCGCTACCGCTGCAATTCGACAACGCGGGTTGGGTAGCCAACCGCTGGTGCGAAATCCTGCCAATCCCGTTGAAAGCCCGCCAGGCTCTGCTTGAACTGAACGACGGTAGTGAGCGGCTGGACATCGTGCATCAATATCTTCTGCAGCACAACATCATCTAA
- the rapZ gene encoding RNase adapter RapZ: MRIILITGISGSGKSVALRVLEDAGYFCVDNLPPTLLRALVAARQHEGAQMLAVATDARSADSLAGLPSDIQQLKAEGHDVKVFFLTAQTESLIARFSETRRSHPLSHRLLPGQNPGDRLTLTECILNEREMLVEIEGLGHAIDTSDVSANRLRSWIKELVDTEPAPLTLLFESFAFKRGVPLDADLVFDVRMLPNPHYDAKLRPLTGRDPEVIAFLAALPKVTDLLDDIRNFVEKWLPSFKDDNRSYLTVAIGCTGGQHRSVYMVEQLAEYFQVSERVVRRHRELG, translated from the coding sequence ATGCGCATAATTCTTATCACCGGGATCTCCGGCTCCGGCAAATCGGTCGCTCTCCGCGTACTTGAAGACGCGGGCTATTTCTGCGTCGACAACCTGCCGCCGACGCTGTTGCGGGCACTGGTCGCGGCACGTCAGCATGAAGGCGCGCAAATGCTGGCAGTCGCTACCGACGCCCGCAGCGCCGACTCGCTGGCAGGCCTGCCATCAGACATCCAGCAATTGAAAGCAGAAGGACACGACGTCAAGGTATTCTTCCTGACCGCCCAGACCGAATCCCTGATCGCCCGGTTTTCCGAAACCCGGCGCAGCCATCCGCTGTCGCATCGCCTGCTCCCTGGACAGAATCCGGGCGACCGCCTGACGCTCACCGAATGCATACTGAATGAACGCGAGATGCTGGTCGAGATCGAAGGCCTCGGCCATGCGATCGACACTTCCGACGTCAGTGCCAATCGGTTGCGCAGCTGGATCAAGGAGCTGGTCGATACTGAACCGGCGCCGCTGACACTGCTGTTCGAATCGTTTGCCTTCAAGCGCGGCGTACCTCTGGATGCCGATCTGGTATTCGATGTCCGCATGCTGCCAAATCCCCATTACGACGCCAAACTGCGCCCGCTGACCGGGCGCGATCCGGAAGTGATCGCCTTCCTGGCGGCTTTGCCCAAGGTGACCGATCTGCTCGATGACATCCGCAATTTTGTCGAGAAATGGCTGCCGTCGTTCAAGGACGATAACCGCAGTTACCTGACGGTGGCAATTGGCTGCACCGGCGGCCAGCATCGCTCTGTCTACATGGTGGAACAACTGGCGGAATATTTCCAGGTTTCCGAACGCGTAGTCCGCCGCCATCGCGAACTCGGCTAG
- a CDS encoding PTS sugar transporter subunit IIA, with protein sequence MTNLAKILPAQNVALDLEVSSKKRAFEQAGLLFENNCGIARSTVSDNLFARERLGSTGLGHGVAVPHGRVKGLKAPLAAFVRLAEPIPFESPDGQPVNLLVFLLIPDNVTQQHLEILSEIAEMFSSDTFRAILATDPDPASVHSHIVAWQPMGTENAT encoded by the coding sequence ATGACTAATCTTGCAAAAATCCTGCCCGCACAAAATGTGGCGCTGGATCTGGAAGTCTCCAGTAAAAAACGCGCATTCGAACAAGCTGGCCTACTCTTCGAAAACAACTGCGGCATTGCCCGCTCCACCGTCTCCGACAATCTGTTTGCGCGCGAGCGGCTGGGTTCGACCGGTCTCGGCCATGGTGTTGCCGTGCCGCATGGCCGTGTCAAGGGATTGAAAGCGCCGCTGGCAGCCTTTGTGCGCCTGGCCGAACCGATTCCATTCGAATCGCCGGATGGCCAGCCGGTCAATCTGCTGGTATTCCTGCTGATCCCGGACAACGTCACCCAGCAGCACCTGGAAATCCTGTCGGAAATCGCCGAGATGTTTTCCAGCGACACCTTCCGCGCCATCCTCGCAACCGATCCCGATCCGGCGTCAGTACACTCCCACATCGTCGCCTGGCAGCCCATGGGCACGGAAAATGCGACATAA
- the queF gene encoding NADPH-dependent 7-cyano-7-deazaguanine reductase QueF (Catalyzes the NADPH-dependent reduction of 7-cyano-7-deazaguanine (preQ0) to 7-aminomethyl-7-deazaguanine (preQ1) in queuosine biosynthesis), translated as MSTPTTPEASPLGKPSTYQTQYQPSLLFPIARLGKREEIGISGTLPFFGVDIWNAYEVSWLNLRGKPQVAIATFTVPADSPNIVESKSFKLYLNSFNQTKLADADALLQLLRQDLSAGFGAPVHVTLTTAEGFSGLKLQEPQGLLLDRLDIEVDQYQPNPALLKADPNQVVIEETLVSHLLKSNCLVTGQPDWGSVQIHYVGAAIDQESLLKYLISFRDHNEFHEQCVERIFMDIMRNCAPQKLSVYARYTRRGGLDINPWRSNFSTAQPPSNCRQARQ; from the coding sequence ATGTCCACACCTACTACGCCTGAGGCTTCGCCGCTCGGCAAACCATCCACTTACCAGACCCAATACCAGCCGTCGCTGCTGTTTCCGATTGCCCGCCTCGGCAAGCGCGAAGAAATCGGCATCAGCGGCACGCTGCCGTTTTTCGGCGTCGACATCTGGAATGCGTATGAGGTCTCATGGCTGAACCTGCGCGGCAAACCGCAGGTCGCCATCGCCACATTCACGGTGCCAGCCGATTCGCCGAATATCGTTGAGTCGAAATCGTTCAAGCTGTACCTGAACTCGTTCAATCAGACCAAGCTTGCCGATGCCGATGCCTTGCTGCAGCTGTTGCGCCAGGATCTGTCAGCCGGTTTCGGCGCGCCGGTACATGTGACGCTGACCACCGCCGAGGGATTTTCCGGTCTGAAGTTGCAAGAGCCGCAAGGCTTGCTGCTGGACCGGCTCGACATCGAAGTCGATCAGTACCAGCCAAACCCGGCGCTATTGAAAGCCGATCCCAATCAGGTTGTCATTGAAGAAACCCTGGTGTCTCATCTGCTGAAGTCGAATTGCCTGGTGACTGGGCAGCCGGACTGGGGCAGCGTACAGATCCATTATGTCGGCGCAGCCATCGACCAGGAGAGCCTGCTCAAGTACCTGATCAGCTTCCGCGACCACAATGAATTCCACGAACAATGCGTCGAACGCATTTTTATGGACATCATGCGCAACTGTGCGCCACAAAAGTTGTCTGTGTATGCGCGCTACACCCGGCGCGGTGGTCTCGATATCAATCCGTGGCGCAGCAACTTCTCGACTGCACAGCCCCCATCGAACTGCCGCCAAGCCAGGCAGTAA